The Catenuloplanes niger genome includes a window with the following:
- a CDS encoding TetR/AcrR family transcriptional regulator, which produces MREPRTSEARNRLLATATRIFYAEGIHSVGIDRIVAEAQITRATLYRHFPGKEDLVVAYLTEVDQAIRAQVDKVAAAGLPPVEAARAIARGIADDIRSPGFRGCAFLNAATEYPDPAHPVHRVVMAHRRWFADTVAELLAEPAASRFVLLRDGAMASGCLTEPAAVGETFLLGVEALLRDQDRP; this is translated from the coding sequence ATGAGGGAACCGAGGACATCCGAAGCGCGCAACCGCCTACTCGCGACCGCGACCCGGATCTTCTACGCCGAGGGCATCCACTCGGTCGGCATCGACCGGATCGTGGCGGAGGCGCAGATCACCCGCGCCACGCTCTACCGGCACTTCCCCGGCAAGGAGGACCTCGTCGTCGCCTACCTGACCGAGGTCGACCAGGCCATCCGGGCGCAGGTGGACAAGGTGGCCGCGGCCGGGCTGCCACCGGTGGAGGCGGCGCGGGCGATCGCGCGCGGCATCGCGGACGACATCCGCTCGCCCGGCTTCCGCGGCTGCGCGTTCCTCAACGCCGCCACGGAGTATCCCGACCCGGCACACCCGGTGCACCGGGTCGTCATGGCACACCGCCGGTGGTTCGCGGACACCGTCGCGGAGCTGCTCGCCGAGCCCGCGGCCAGCCGGTTCGTGCTGCTCCGCGACGGCGCGATGGCCTCCGGCTGCCTGACCGAACCGGCCGCGGTCGGCGAGACGTTCCTGCTCGGCGTGGAGGCGTTGCTGCGCGACCAGGACCGGCCCTAG
- a CDS encoding methyltransferase domain-containing protein, translated as METISDFSGTAQSAQLRDYLSAAAGSSAIRRVRATGLAMWAVGGGRLLDVGCGNGEVARELSGLLPDAEVTAVDHSADAIAAAAGLHDGSRVTYEVGDVYDLPYPDGHFDGVRSERVLQHLTDPDRAVAGMARVLRPGGRLCLIDTDWQSLQFDGSPERFHDNGLELFADLQARARSVDSPPSGRTLRRRLITAGLTEVRTEAVTLVFTDLDEARTIMPFGPEIFEVVGMADRAAGWLADLDRAAADGTFLVTLTIWVAAGTR; from the coding sequence ATGGAAACAATCTCGGATTTCAGCGGTACGGCGCAGAGCGCGCAGCTTCGGGACTACCTCTCCGCCGCGGCCGGATCGTCCGCCATCCGGCGGGTGCGGGCGACCGGCCTGGCGATGTGGGCGGTCGGCGGCGGCCGCCTGCTCGACGTCGGCTGCGGCAACGGCGAGGTGGCCCGGGAGCTGTCCGGGCTGCTGCCGGACGCCGAGGTGACCGCGGTGGACCACTCGGCGGACGCGATCGCCGCGGCCGCCGGGCTGCACGACGGCAGCCGGGTGACGTACGAGGTGGGCGACGTGTACGACCTGCCGTACCCGGACGGGCACTTCGACGGGGTGCGCAGCGAGCGGGTGCTGCAGCATCTCACCGACCCGGACCGGGCGGTGGCCGGGATGGCCCGGGTGCTGCGGCCCGGCGGCCGGCTGTGCCTGATCGACACCGACTGGCAGTCGCTGCAGTTCGACGGCTCCCCGGAGCGCTTCCACGACAACGGCCTGGAGCTGTTCGCGGACTTGCAGGCGCGGGCCCGTTCGGTCGACAGCCCGCCGTCCGGCCGCACGCTGCGGCGCCGGCTCATCACGGCCGGCCTGACCGAGGTCCGCACCGAGGCGGTGACGCTGGTCTTCACGGACTTGGACGAGGCCCGGACGATCATGCCGTTCGGCCCGGAGATATTCGAGGTCGTGGGCATGGCCGACCGCGCCGCCGGCTGGCTGGCCGACCTGGACCGCGCGGCCGCGGACGGCACGTTCCTGGTCACGCTCACCATCTGGGTCGCGGCCGGCACCCGCTGA
- a CDS encoding NAD-dependent epimerase/dehydratase family protein — translation MTVLVTGATGFLAGHLIEDLLRHGYAVRGTVRDLAQTGKVAHLTALATALGGRLEFVAAELDRDEGWPEAVAGCTAVLHTASPNPPTVPRDENDLIRPAVDGTLRVLRAAAASGTVRRVVLTGSSLSVTGGHTGPVSRPYTEDDWAIVERTAPYGRSKALAELAAWEFHAGLPAQRRFELVVLIPGLIVGPLQRPVVTTSVESVQRLLTHAMPAVPRLSWSLVDVRDVATGHRLAMERPEAPGNRYILAGPEVWMEEMAGMLAAEFGPRGFRVPTRRLPYWLMWLIARVDPTVRLALGFVGRTEPLSSARAIGELGWTMRPPAEMLRDTAQSLIDLGLARPASR, via the coding sequence ATGACCGTACTGGTCACCGGTGCCACCGGCTTTCTGGCCGGGCACCTCATCGAGGACCTGCTCCGGCACGGGTACGCCGTGCGGGGCACGGTCCGGGACCTCGCGCAGACCGGGAAGGTCGCCCACCTGACCGCGCTGGCCACCGCGCTCGGCGGGCGCCTCGAGTTCGTGGCCGCGGAGCTCGACCGCGACGAGGGCTGGCCGGAGGCGGTCGCCGGCTGCACCGCCGTGCTGCACACCGCCTCACCGAACCCGCCCACCGTGCCGCGCGACGAGAACGACCTGATCCGCCCCGCGGTCGACGGCACCCTGCGCGTGCTGCGCGCCGCGGCCGCGAGCGGTACCGTCCGCCGGGTGGTCCTGACCGGATCGTCGCTGTCGGTCACCGGGGGGCACACCGGGCCGGTGTCCCGGCCGTACACCGAGGACGACTGGGCGATCGTCGAGCGGACCGCGCCGTACGGCCGCAGCAAGGCCCTCGCCGAGCTCGCCGCCTGGGAGTTCCACGCCGGGCTGCCCGCGCAGCGCCGGTTCGAGCTGGTCGTGCTGATCCCCGGCCTGATCGTCGGGCCGCTGCAGCGACCCGTCGTCACCACCTCGGTCGAGAGCGTGCAACGGCTGCTCACCCACGCCATGCCGGCCGTTCCCCGGCTCAGCTGGAGCCTCGTCGACGTCCGGGACGTCGCCACCGGGCACCGGCTGGCCATGGAGCGCCCGGAGGCGCCGGGCAACCGTTACATCCTGGCCGGCCCGGAGGTCTGGATGGAGGAGATGGCCGGCATGCTGGCCGCCGAGTTCGGCCCGCGCGGATTCCGGGTCCCGACCCGCCGCCTGCCGTACTGGCTGATGTGGCTCATCGCCCGCGTCGACCCGACGGTCCGCCTGGCCCTCGGTTTCGTCGGCCGCACCGAGCCGCTGTCCAGCGCGCGGGCGATCGGCGAGCTGGGCTGGACCATGCGCCCGCCCGCGGAGATGCTGCGCGACACCGCCCAGAGCCTGATCGACCTCGGCCTGGCCCGCCCGGCGTCTCGCTGA
- a CDS encoding TetR/AcrR family transcriptional regulator: MRKAPIGRPRGFDADAALERAMVVFWREGYDGVSLSELARAMGITKTSLYAAFGGKEDLFRRALERYAEGPASYAARALTAPTARDVAHAYLTGAVRASTQPDCPAGCLGVQGFLAAGHLGAGARAALFAWQDENRARLRDRFRRAADDGDLPAGTDPDTLAGYLVTLANGIAVQAAGGTGRDDLQRLADTVLRVFPPF; the protein is encoded by the coding sequence ATGCGGAAGGCACCGATCGGCCGGCCTCGCGGGTTCGACGCGGACGCCGCGCTGGAGCGGGCGATGGTGGTCTTCTGGCGGGAGGGCTACGACGGGGTGAGCCTCAGCGAGCTCGCCCGGGCCATGGGCATCACCAAGACCAGCCTGTACGCCGCGTTCGGCGGCAAGGAGGACCTGTTCCGGCGGGCCCTGGAACGCTACGCCGAGGGCCCGGCCTCGTACGCGGCCCGCGCGCTGACCGCACCGACCGCGCGGGACGTCGCCCACGCGTACCTCACCGGCGCGGTGCGGGCCTCCACCCAGCCGGACTGTCCCGCGGGATGCCTCGGCGTGCAGGGCTTCCTCGCGGCCGGCCACCTCGGCGCCGGCGCCCGCGCCGCCCTGTTCGCCTGGCAGGACGAGAACCGCGCCCGCCTGCGCGACCGCTTCCGGCGCGCGGCCGACGACGGCGACCTGCCGGCCGGCACCGACCCGGACACGCTGGCCGGCTACCTCGTCACGCTGGCCAACGGCATCGCCGTGCAGGCCGCCGGCGGCACCGGCCGCGACGACCTGCAGCGCTTGGCCGACACCGTGCTGCGGGTGTTCCCGCCGTTCTAG